gaatgcgtatcgccacattttccccgtcgtttggcgccacgaaaatcttttgttcaaaacgcgtgctcatagtatttgcatcgctctcgggtggtgttggcatttgtgtttggggccatcgttttttgaaagaacgcgtttatacgaaataatattggttgaatatagcaaactttcagcaatgttgtccacttttcactgctgcatttgtattgtaatcgagattaatgccttttcgcacaatcagacgttatgacaacggcatctttctaatttataaaaagaaatgtacgcaaggcggcgccttgaagtttcctcccgcggtgcgagaaaccagcgaaatgaacaagagatggcagcgccggcgcttgcgtcgctctagtggatatctctggcgcgcgcaacgctatcggtgatattcaaccgtctctcagccagccgagtcgggctgagtcacttgcgtttcacgaaatagcgataacgaggcctagaacgtgcgcgcatcaccactggtaggtcgcgtatgttgtctcaagcaagaaaacaagggcattggcgccaacatgcgatgactcattgcattttccagggacacgcatcctagctattgaagcagacgacggcttgtacgcagcagacgacggaagcgagaagcgttttcgacggaataatcatacgctttgagatagctgctttatttttactgcggaggaaaactgttttgctttaccgataacgctacattcagtgccttcatttcagtttcttaggcgaaacgtcaagttggcgtcacgttacgtaagcaaaactgggccaccggcgccattttgtttgcgtcgcgcctacgtcacgcaccgaagaaaatggcggaatgtccagaatagcgccccaggggcgctattctggacattccgccattttcttcggtgcgtgacgtaggcgcgacgcaaacaaaatggcgctggtggcccagttttgcttacgtaacgtgacgccaacttgacgttttgcctaagaaactgaaatgaagactttgaatgtagcgttatcggtaacgcaaaacagttttcctccgcagtaaaaataaagcagctatctcaaagcgtatggttgttccgtcgaaaacgcttcgcgcttccgtcgtctgctgcgtacaagccgtcgtctgcttcaatagctaggatgcgtgtccccggaaaatgcaatgagtcatcgcatgttggcgccaacgcgcttgttttcttgcttgagacaacatacgcgacctactagtggtgatgcgcgcacgttctaggccacgttatcactATTTCGTGAAatgcaagtgactcagcccgactcggctggcagagaaacggccgaatatcactgatagcgttgcgggcgccagagataaccactagcgcgacgcaagcgccggcgctgccatctcttgttcatttcgctggttactcgcaccgcgggaggaaacttcaaggcgccgccttgcgtacatttctttttataaattagaaagaggccgttgtcataacgtctgattgtgcgaaaaggcactaatctcgattacaatacaaatgcagcagtgaaaagtggacaatattgctgaaagtttgctatgttcaaccaatattattttgtataaacgcgttctttaaaaaaaattatggccccaaacacaaatgccaacaccacccgagagcgatgcaaatactatgagcacgcgttatgaacaaaagattttcgtggcgcccaaacgatggggaaaatgcggcgatacgcattcctctcggctgccattgcatatggctgctcattagcataattcgcgcggctcgtcgcagcaaaaattatggcggaaaatctcagcaatggcggcccagtgcaacgtcacgcatcgtcaaaatgacgattacgaaacagcccttcctgtgacgctcctcacgaggtattccttcagccaatcagcaagatggcatggcgcatatcttgaatcgccaccacatattcgcgcaatcgcagatgcattgcactggcttctgcacgctaccgctcacattctttttgaagcactaacatcacaatatatctgccaaggaccaaaaaaatgtattagtccataaaatttgcagctccacgtcacgtttcgtcatcttgatgaaaacgcaaaatggcatttcgcaaaacttccgtttcccggcacaaatttcaaaacacgtgacctctcgacagccaatcagagagtaaacatggcgggtaatggcggccgtgcagccgccatgcgtgtccagaatagagccccagccTTAGATTCGATTATTTTTTACAGTGTTGCTGCTGAAGCTCTTGCTcatctcctgactggaagcttaccattatcaatgaaaaggaaggtgtacaatcagtgcattttaccagcgccgacatatggggcagagtcttagagattgacaaagaagcttgacaaaaagttaaggaccgcgcaaagagcgatggaacgaaggttGCATgacgtaatgttaagagacagaaagagagcggtttggattcAGTGAGCAAACGGGCGTAGatgatattgtaattgacatcaagagaaaaaaaatggagtcgggcaggtcatgcaatgcgccggttagataaccgttccgccattagggttacagaatgggtaccaagagaagggaaacgcagtcgacgATGGCAGAAGGCTATGGTGGagcgacgaaatcaggaaattcgcgggcgctagttggaattggttggcgcaggacaggggtaattggagatcgcagggagaggccttcgtcctgcaatggacgtaacacaggctgatgatgacgatgaaaacACATTCAGTATCAACCTATCCAAGTTGAAACTCCGTTGCGGCTGGTCTTTAAACGGGACACACATGGCCATATGTACTGAATACTTTAGTTTCGAAGCGACCTCGATCCTTCGGACGGTATGGAGTGCGAGTCAGGGCTTTCTGAATTCGCGCATGCACTTGAAGTTTGCCACACGCATCCAGATGTATATATGTGCCTGAGAGCATGGACAACTCAGCTGAGTTTCTAGATTTTTCTCACGACTAATGAACCGCAAAAGTAGTTGCAGAATATTTAGCATGCCTCCTAAAAAAACAAAATGACTCTTTCAGTCGCGTTCTCCTGGGTGGCGTGTTCTCTTCCATTTTCTACTGTATTCAGTGCGCCCACAGGAAACGCTGTTGATGTGGCTGTTGACACCGCAAAGGCAATGTCAGCCAAGGCACAACGCCTAGGCTAACAAacacgtatgggtttcctttgtggcttCGTTCTACAGTCGGGTGGCTAACAACTTTGCCTTCCTTTCGGTCCTTTGAGGACACAGTGACAGTGACTCGTAGCCTCCACAAGGCGATACTATCTTTGTAAGACCATCCTTGACCACCACGTGGTCTAGCGACTGGTCTCGCGGAAGACTACAAATTTCGAGGCAAAAGTGGGAGCAGCGACTTTGAGCCTTCGCGTATTATATCCACGGTGGACCGACAACGCGCTGCAACACTTTCTCCATCACTTCATTCTTAAGTTGGcatgcttgtttttttcttttccaaaaaTTTACATATCAGTTGTATGCTTGTCGTATTTCCATTTCTCATTCTGTACTCTTATATCTATAACATGTATTCTTCTCCCATCCATGACTCCAGGTATTATGTGTCTTTTATACATCGTGGCCGTCTATATGGTTCAGGTCTCCGTAGGATTGTGAAACAGTAAAGAAAGCCGCAGCCTCTTGCTTTCCTTTTCGACATCGAACTTACGAGAAGTTACCAACGGTATTGTCCGCTCTTTACCTCACTACATCCACCCTAAATATTGTTTCCATATTACTtagttacaaagttgtaaacttcgtGCAGCTTTAtgcgttgtatcttctttttgTAAGATTTCAAGTTGTATGTGACTGAAAGAAAAGACGGAATATGTGAACCAGAAATATGCTCTTAACAGTCCATACATTTATACATTCTCTGTCTTCTAACAGCTTCGACTGTAAAGCCAAATTTCCTAATTCTGGGTGACACATTGGCTTAAACGAGCAAATAGCCGACCTGCAACCACAGTGACTCTTAGGAGATACGATGGCGAAAATGGAATAGTAATAAAAGAGGCCGAACAATGACTGCATTGTTTCAGCTGGACTGGTGTTTGGCTTACCTCGCGTGTAGCCTCCAAATGCAGCTGCTCAGAGTAGCCACGCCGTCCGTGTCGCCGTCGTTCTCAGCCATGGTGGATTTCAGCATCGTCAACGCGCACGGCGGCGTGTCACGTGGGTGGATGCGTAGCCTGCAGCCGAAGACGTCGAGGCGGTACTCGGCAGGAGTCACGTGGTCGCACTCGACGAAGTGGCCACTCACGGTGGCGGCCGCTTCCGCTCCACGCGTACTCCGATCTCGCGCCCTGCTTTGACAATACGTGAAGGCAATCAACACTGCTGTTAGAATTTTTCTCTTTGATTTTATTTATTCAGACAGGACTTCATTCCAACGAATAATGAAACGTAAATAAAATAGTGTCCTAACACAATACTTGCCACGTGCAATGTGATCACTAGACCATGCGCCATTCACTTTATTGTTTTTCCTGTAACAGTTTGAAGCAATTTCAAGCAatttcggcattttttttttcgtaaagcgGCAAAAGCCTGAACTTCATCCTTTGATACCCCGCTTCTTCCTACGTGACTTAGCGTGGTGTCGGAAAAGGGGCCCTTGGGGACAAAAAAGTGTCTTAATGCACGTGTTTTGATTGTTTATTTGCCTTTTCTATTCTTACGCAATTTGTATGGCAGCAGACAGCGGCATCGTATATTCACAGGAGCGCAAATTTAGTGCGTACCCAAAAATGTTGTTGTTGGTGTAATtcctctttattattattattattattattattattattattattattattattattattattattattattattattattattattattattattattattattattattattattattattattattggatgCACCCATTTTTTTATACCTGTGTTCGCACACGAGGATGTATCAATACAATAACACTGAATCATGGGCTGGAACCCTTCCTGAAGCAATACTATCCGACGAAGTGATGCCGTTTAGCTGTAAGGAGAGTCGAAATCACCTGGGAAACCAAAGCTACGAAGGAACGAATTGATCAATAAAAATGATAGACGCTATATTCACGCGTGCATGATACAAACCTCCCAATTTGCTTACGGGTTCTCTTTGGCACATATCGTGTTCttcgctccttctccagcctttTTGTAAAAGAATAGCAATGATTGCCCTTTCGGCGGGCTTTACCTTCCTTCTGCCAGACTTGTGCCGATACGAGACATTGCCGAATTCGCACAAGTCTATTCGATGCCCTTAATCGTAAGTCCCTGCATGGCCTTGGGACGTGAGGATTAAGcgatgaaatttgttgtatttaagGCATATAGCGGAATACGACCGACTGAGTGAGCCCACAAGATCATTTGAGACCTAAACGAGTTTAACAGCTATTTAAAATGCGTTCATAAAAATGTTTAGCAGAACGTTTACGAATTCTCGACTCTGCAGCAAAAAGATTTCTCCCTGGTGTTGATTGCTGTTTTTGTTAGGGCGCGTACCTGAAACGGATAAATGTGATCTGACAATTTATAGCTTATGTTCAGTTGTTCCAGTATTTAAGATTGGTTTGCAGTAGTCCAACTTACAGCTTTGTGGTGTTTTACGGAGTTGTTTAGAAAACATACTCTTTATCCGCTTCATGTTTATAATCGTTTACGTAGTTTATTTGAACTTCGATATCGCTTTCTTTTCTGGAGTTGGAATTGTAATTTTTCTGAATTTAACATTGATTACTTAAATGAAAAATCCTCCCCAGAGAGTCCGGAGGTTCTAATGTTTTTCAATGAAAAGCAACAAACATCAAATTTGGTCCATTTCATGCAAAGCAAAACTAATTCTCCGTTTTCATGAATTTAGATAGGATCGTCTGAGGTTCCGCACATCATGTCAGAACAAGGCGGCAAAACACTGACATTCCTTGGAGTAGCTAGCAATCCAACTTCGCATGTCTGTCATGAATATTGGAGACCAATCTTAACCTTACGCATACGAAATGGAGGATTTCAGCATGGACCATCGCATGGACACCTCGAATTACATAAAGCAAGGTAGTATGATGCAGCTACGCATTGTCGTGACGTTTGCGAGGCATATGACGTTTTACCAGCAGCAATGCTTCAAGGATAAAATTTAATTCTGCGGTCTTAAATGCCGAAATTCCAATCTGATTATAggacacgccgcagtgggggtCTACAGATTAGTTTTAACCACCTGGAGATCTTTGCGGagcgcccaatgcacggtacacgggcatttttgtatttcgcccccattgaatgGCAGCAGCTGCGTCCGGGATTTCATTCCactacctcgtgcttagaagcagaacgccgaagccactaagcaaccacgaagTGGGCTAGCGCACGGGATAGGACGCACGTCAAAGTTGAGGTTAATAAGCAATAGACGTGTCAAAGCCGCAACATGCACAGAAGTTTCATACTCTTCCTCCGAAATTGATAACAATTTACGCAGAGTTTAAGAAGCTGGATAACTGCACATCAGCGCGCCGGCTAATCATGCGAGGGAATAACTTAAAGTGGCATTTAAAGAATTGGCTTAATGATGATCTGCGCATTTAAACATTGCGCTCGGCTGGAATGTGAACGGAAGTGAGCAATGTGTGCGACTGCTGACGCACTTCTTTCTTTTAAATATCTTAAATCTTATAATATTCAGCGTACTGTTATGAAAGTGAATTCATTTCAACCATACAAAAACCATCTGCTAGCTTAACGTGTTACAACATGTTCAATATTGCCCATCAATCGTGGCAATTCTCAATACCACCTGAATAATCGGCTACATTGTCAATTGCTATAACACAGTTATTCCTGATTTGTACTACTCTGTACTACTCAACAAGTTAcgctctgtttttcttttctttgtgagACAAAACAACCCGTCAATGGGATTTTTTCACCAgtatagaaataaaataaaattgggCTACCCACTGAGGATGTTCCCAGTGGTCCTGATATTTGAAATAGAAAATACCGGGTAGATCGTTACCTCTGTAGGAGTAGGCGCACGGTGAACCTCGAGGCTACCACCGTCTGGTGCCAAGCTCCTTGCATTGTCCTTGGTACTTGCATGGCGTTACACTGAGCCACGGTGTCCTTGGCGCCCAAGCGAACGAGCGGGTACCACTCGGTCCTCAGGAACAGCCTCCTGGGTTGTCCTGTGAGGCTGCCGCAAACTCGTTCATCGACCTTGTACCATGGCTTGAGCACAAGGTCCCGACTGTCGGGGAGGACGTCCTCGATGGCCAAGTTGCTGAACGCGTAGGACACGTCATCCTTGGCCCCATCTGGTAGTGCGGCGAGAGCAATCGAGGAAGGCGTTTTGCGGGATGGCGTGCTTGACAGGCAGCCTTGGAGCAGACGGTGAATTTCAATGCCTGCAGATACACGGATGCCCATGACTGGTAGAGGACGATGCCGTTCCTTACTGCGATGGTTCTAAATGCGTCCGCCAAGATTAGCTGCGTGCTCGAAAGCGCGAGGGAGATTCTCTTTTGTCGCGTGGGCCTCGCGTGCCAGCGCGCGAGAGAGTCGCCTCCGtgtcgttcttctttttcctctcttccATTTCTAAACCTTGTTTAGCGAGTCATgtcggtcgatttaggcaccactagcctccttgaagtacttgggttcagcgggagcagtggtaaaccaagcatgtccgcaatatgcataagtaagaggcgattggaggattgttggaagaaaagtagggaaacgacaaaaaacggagacgtacaaaagcacagttcgcaataggggatcagaaaatgtggttgtgggaTTTCACAgagttcttttttccttttttttcttttttaacccatGTAGGACTTTAGGCAATAAaatagcaagggcttggtggcacaacccaccgccccgttccaaaggggacgctcataacatccatccatccccctactggttccaggacttacttttggaagtgcggttgtttgcttgaactcagggttacaatcaggactcgatgacaaccaaaggccagtgggacgcctcgtattgggcgctcaccagaagactacaaatgaagatgtgcagtgtgatatgggctggacagcTTTTAatgtgagggaagctcacagcaaAATTGAATATGAAGAAGGACTGAGGAATATGTAAGAAAGTAaacgggctgggagagtgttgaggtatatGGGCATGAAAAACATTGATTCTTAAGGAAAAGAACtcggaagcttaccagcaagtatgcggcctctagggtgagcaacacagcaacaaagaacgtcaagcggaaagtaagCGAGGCTGAAATAATCCTATGGGCGGCGGCAGTGGAAAAAaaacctgtcatgagtaactacttaaaaggaaaaaaacgaaatcagggaagaaacaatttatgataactcaaagggaaactcattacttttcgatGCGAGatagggatgccttagaacacgcaccgataaagcgagatataattaagaaggaacaagaagcatgtgcttgctgaggTAAACctagagaaacgatggagcatgttttattagaatgtgaagacgtctgcccagcggtagATTCAGGCACCACCGGCTCCTTGAAGCCATTTTTccgcgagagcagggggaaagtaaacatgtccgcagtccAGATTGGTAAGAGTCGATTTgatgattggtggaagaaaagtagggaaacgacgagAAACGGAGACATACATAAGTAAAGTTCATAATAGGGGgtaagaaaatttggttatgggaattcatcgtggggttttttttctgtttcttttcttctttaacctaggtacgGGACGCTCAtaacttccatccatccatccaacctcTTCTTAGTAGACGCCTCGCCTCCAACCGGTAAGAACGGACGGTCGTCTCTCCAGGTTGAGCAAAATCCGTCAGTAATGGCCCCTtactatcgaaaaaaaaaagtaaacaacacctttccggcagaaatgactgCAGCCTCttctttctttgggggtggtgaattggAATCTTTCCACTGCAGGCTTTGCCtttgtgtttcaggctcgtagtagtggcaccattaTTCGTACCTGATCCCTATTGCACACAAGGAGTTGTCACCTTTATggtgataccggattagatgagtcaaggtaGCGATGTACCAGTCCGTCTTTTCACGGTGGTTCAAACTCTTGCGCATCGATTTCGCACACAATAGCCGATAACCGacatgttcatgaattatggtctGACCCGAACCATGAATGATGTTCACACaacctgccaattcatcgatgcttatcctccgttctcgactaatcagctcatgaacctttgcagttgtgttggggctgattgcatggtggcttcgGCCCGGCTCGGATGGTCTTTGCAACTTTCTTTTCCATCTCTGAATCGTTcgctccaacgattcacagtggcCCATAATATGCAAAGTTCAACGTACACCGCAGCGATACGGCGACTAATTTATTtctgggaaacaccttcagctgtcagaaaCCTCGCTGTGGCGACTATGgcgaccatggcgaccaggcaaggacgagacgacttctagggcgaaacttgcatggtttattcaatggttggtgaaagataagAAGAAGAGAATGGAGGGGAAAGGTACATTGTGGGGCCCTTTAAGTAGGGCTACTAAAattgtaggcgggatcttgctcacgtcaacgtcacgtgacccACACTGCGTCTGGTTTTGGAAGGATGGCTGCTCCCACTTTCTCCGGTGACGCGGTTTTGCGGCTGATCCCACTTTCTCTGACGACGTTGTTTTGCGGCTGGTCCCACTTTTTCCGGTGAGCCTTGATGGGCTCGCCTCCACAGGTCGCATTCGGGAGGTGAAGTTGTAAGTCCTCGTCGTCGCATTGTAGCAGGTTCTACTTTCGATGGGCCTTTCTTCTAAGCGGCGTTCATTCTCGTAAAGTGCTGACAGTGCATGGAAGGGGTCCCTCTTTGAGTCGCACCGTTTGTGAAATGGGTTCTCCCGCACACACGCAAAATGGCCTGTGAACACTTCGGGGCGTCCGCTGGACCGGCATTTAGGAGTCCATTCTTTGTTTCCATGAGGCGTGGTggtcgagcatcctttttgcccgggttGCTTCACGCCAACCGCAACAGTATCCTGCATCGGTGGGACAAAATTtcccggagaggttgcgctcaagcgaacgtgtTTCAAGCCGTCAAGTCAACGCAGTGATAGCGGtgagcgactttttttttttctcgtcggctagccagaaagcgtcgaAAACACTGGAAGGTCAAACTTCACTCGACCAGA
This Dermacentor albipictus isolate Rhodes 1998 colony chromosome 1, USDA_Dalb.pri_finalv2, whole genome shotgun sequence DNA region includes the following protein-coding sequences:
- the LOC139054872 gene encoding uncharacterized protein isoform X1, which produces MGIRVSAGIEIHRLLQGCLSSTPSRKTPSSIALAALPDGAKDDVSYAFSNLAIEDVLPDSRDLVLKPWYKVDERVCGSLTGQPRRLFLRTEWYPLVRLGAKDTVAQCNAMQVPRTMQGAWHQTVVASRFTVRLLLQSRARDRSTRGAEAAATVSGHFVECDHVTPAEYRLDVFGCRLRIHPRDTPPCALTMLKSTMAENDGDTDGVATLSSCIWRLHARFLPHSIDGRTAGCACIGAQ
- the LOC139054872 gene encoding uncharacterized protein isoform X2; translated protein: MGIRVSAGIEIHRLLQGCLSSTPSRKTPSSIALAALPDGAKDDVSYAFSNLAIEDVLPDSRDLVLKPWYKVDERVCGSLTGQPRRLFLRTEWYPLVRLGAKDTVAQCNAMQVPRTMQGAWHQTVVASRFTVRLLLQRARDRSTRGAEAAATVSGHFVECDHVTPAEYRLDVFGCRLRIHPRDTPPCALTMLKSTMAENDGDTDGVATLSSCIWRLHARFLPHSIDGRTAGCACIGAQ